A stretch of the Sulfolobus acidocaldarius SUSAZ genome encodes the following:
- a CDS encoding glycosyl transferase family 1, whose translation MKSTLVIHRITRSVSGEGYVVRVSAELLREKNVETRIATFSPPLEDLGFPYVSVIPFKMRRFDKYQRVFTVFSAKKTNPDFFLNITAIPLPLSRIAPHIIYGVAPEFSSVPSKYNSSFIWRLYLVPMRGILKQFKEEAKRAIFIANSNYSAKAIDEIYNVKPRVIYPPVDVKDFSKIPIGTREPFFVTVGRFERGKRLDLSVKLSAMTGVKGVIIGSFEGGGYLNELIKLRKSLNAPVEFFPNLPRESMVEVMKRASVYFHPTPGEHFGIPIVEAMAAGLITIVPRESGGAEILPEFTYGNLEEASTLLKNNLYPPEELRKSLREKSLSFDKEIFKRKMWDLIESLK comes from the coding sequence ATGAAATCAACATTAGTTATTCACCGTATTACCAGGTCTGTTAGTGGAGAAGGTTATGTGGTTAGAGTTTCTGCCGAACTTCTAAGAGAGAAAAACGTAGAGACTAGGATAGCTACTTTCTCTCCACCTTTGGAGGACTTAGGTTTTCCTTACGTCTCAGTTATACCCTTTAAAATGAGGAGGTTTGACAAGTATCAAAGGGTTTTTACAGTTTTTTCCGCAAAGAAAACTAACCCAGATTTTTTCCTTAATATAACAGCCATACCCTTACCGTTATCAAGAATAGCCCCACATATTATTTATGGTGTTGCACCAGAGTTCTCCTCTGTTCCATCCAAATACAATTCCTCATTTATTTGGAGATTATACCTAGTTCCCATGAGGGGTATACTAAAGCAATTCAAGGAGGAGGCGAAGAGGGCAATATTTATAGCTAACTCTAATTATTCAGCTAAGGCTATAGATGAGATATATAATGTAAAGCCTAGAGTAATATATCCACCTGTCGATGTGAAAGATTTCTCGAAGATTCCTATCGGAACAAGGGAACCGTTCTTCGTTACCGTAGGTAGATTTGAAAGAGGTAAGAGATTAGACTTATCCGTCAAATTATCAGCCATGACTGGAGTAAAGGGTGTGATAATAGGATCCTTCGAAGGAGGAGGGTATCTAAATGAGTTAATTAAATTAAGAAAATCATTGAATGCTCCTGTTGAGTTTTTCCCAAATTTACCCAGAGAGAGTATGGTTGAGGTCATGAAAAGAGCATCAGTTTATTTTCATCCAACACCAGGGGAACATTTCGGAATACCGATTGTTGAGGCTATGGCAGCTGGACTAATTACAATAGTCCCTAGAGAAAGTGGAGGGGCTGAGATTTTACCTGAATTTACTTATGGAAACTTAGAAGAAGCTTCTACTCTGCTAAAAAACAACTTATACCCACCTGAGGAATTGAGAAAAAGCTTGAGAGAAAAATCTCTGAGTTTCGACAAGGAGATCTTTAAAAGGAAAATGTGGGATCTGATAGAATCTTTAAAATAA
- a CDS encoding multidrug ABC transporter ATP-binding protein: protein MIEVFNISKSFRFKGRIINALDNVSFKIENKSIGALVGPNGAGKTTLIKILSTLIIPSSGDALVNGYSVVKEEKKVRESIGLMTVSERLFYYRLTALENLIFFASLQNLSLSDARRRAIEMLELVGLSEWANLPYMKFSTGMQRKLALARALITDPPVLLLDEPTLGLDPLSARMFRDLVRRIGKEKTILLTSHYMKDIEELSEKTVLLKKGRVLVEGDRESLKSYIGKVCEVEVNEYPSSLGKYIVETGSNYYILRVPERELEELRDYRVIKEEEPSLEDVYVYLIGDVEDSARFEAVKRGGRWRGWE from the coding sequence ATGATAGAAGTATTTAATATATCGAAATCATTCAGGTTTAAGGGCAGAATAATTAACGCCTTGGACAACGTGAGTTTTAAAATCGAGAATAAAAGTATCGGAGCATTAGTAGGACCTAATGGGGCTGGTAAGACTACCCTAATTAAGATACTTTCTACCCTTATAATACCTTCCAGTGGAGATGCATTAGTAAATGGATATAGTGTAGTAAAGGAGGAGAAAAAAGTCAGGGAATCTATTGGCTTAATGACTGTCAGCGAAAGGCTCTTCTATTATAGGCTGACCGCTCTAGAGAACTTGATCTTTTTCGCTAGCTTACAAAACCTATCATTATCAGATGCCAGACGAAGGGCAATTGAGATGTTGGAGCTAGTTGGTCTTTCTGAGTGGGCTAACTTACCTTATATGAAATTTAGTACAGGAATGCAGAGAAAATTGGCTCTAGCTAGAGCTTTGATAACCGACCCTCCTGTATTGTTACTTGACGAACCCACATTAGGGCTTGACCCGTTATCGGCTAGAATGTTTAGAGACCTAGTGAGAAGGATAGGCAAAGAAAAGACAATACTCCTAACCTCTCATTATATGAAAGATATAGAGGAACTCTCTGAAAAGACGGTACTTCTAAAGAAGGGCAGAGTGTTGGTAGAGGGAGATAGGGAATCATTAAAGAGTTATATAGGAAAGGTTTGTGAGGTTGAGGTAAACGAATATCCCTCCTCTTTAGGTAAATACATTGTAGAGACCGGAAGTAATTACTACATTTTAAGGGTACCGGAGAGGGAATTGGAGGAATTAAGGGACTACAGAGTGATTAAGGAGGAAGAACCTTCATTAGAGGACGTGTATGTCTATTTAATAGGTGATGTGGAGGACTCGGCTAGGTTTGAGGCTGTCAAGAGAGGTGGGAGGTGGAGAGGTTGGGAATAA
- a CDS encoding ABC transporter, which yields MGISGKIYSFLYLRGFKVWVSYRTQTILTVLGWVLPVFTYYFVGTSLGNTLVTEIGVKNYVAFFTVGLAFQGYVSSVISTISQRLRNEQLYGTIEYYVISRTGTLGFLLYSALWGLLLNTVNSVVILAIGYVLGANYHINIISTIIILFLLIVSTLGIGMIAGAVTMITKQGNPISLFFNTFTNLLGGTVFPVTALPIVVRYISYGIPLTWALEGLRGSMLQNTPVTNMLNVVEILLIFDIIVIPLGVLSYNYAFRKAREKGSLSEY from the coding sequence TTGGGAATAAGTGGAAAAATATACTCTTTCCTATACTTGAGAGGTTTTAAGGTTTGGGTATCTTATAGGACTCAGACAATCTTGACAGTCTTAGGGTGGGTTCTGCCAGTCTTCACGTATTACTTCGTTGGTACGTCCTTAGGAAACACTTTGGTTACTGAAATTGGGGTCAAGAACTATGTAGCCTTCTTCACCGTAGGATTGGCTTTCCAAGGTTATGTATCATCTGTTATATCTACCATAAGCCAAAGACTTAGAAACGAACAGTTATATGGAACAATTGAGTATTACGTGATATCAAGGACAGGTACCTTAGGTTTTTTGCTCTACTCAGCGTTATGGGGATTACTTTTGAATACTGTGAATTCTGTGGTCATTTTAGCAATAGGATATGTCTTGGGAGCAAACTACCATATAAACATCATAAGCACAATCATCATTCTATTTCTACTAATAGTTTCAACACTTGGGATAGGGATGATAGCTGGGGCAGTGACAATGATAACAAAACAAGGAAATCCAATATCGTTGTTCTTTAACACATTTACCAATCTGCTAGGTGGAACTGTTTTCCCTGTAACAGCACTACCAATCGTGGTCAGGTACATCAGTTATGGTATACCTCTTACGTGGGCTCTGGAGGGATTAAGAGGTAGCATGTTGCAGAATACACCAGTAACTAATATGCTGAACGTTGTAGAGATACTTCTCATATTTGACATCATCGTTATTCCATTAGGTGTCTTGTCCTATAATTATGCTTTTAGGAAGGCTAGGGAAAAAGGGAGTTTAAGTGAGTATTAG
- a CDS encoding transcriptional regulator — translation MPQYQILGDDLQYLKVELAQGEGFYADAGHMIMKSSTVNLQTKMRGGILSGIKRALTGGSFFVTEFYGPGEVMLSGIFPGKIVPVQIQGSILAEAHSFLGAENTVEYDATMAKLTTGILGGEGLFLARFKGYGNIFLHAYGGLYVKDLAPGETIQVEASHLMAFQEGMNYSVQLVGGLRSIFFSHEGLFFVTITGPGRVWLHTLTVEQLAHALRPYLPAGQQGGINIGGGGVNVNF, via the coding sequence ATGCCACAATATCAAATACTAGGTGACGATCTGCAATATTTGAAAGTTGAACTAGCACAAGGAGAAGGCTTTTATGCAGATGCTGGTCATATGATAATGAAAAGCTCTACGGTGAATTTGCAGACGAAAATGAGAGGGGGTATCCTCAGTGGAATAAAGAGAGCATTGACAGGAGGTTCATTTTTTGTAACTGAGTTTTATGGACCAGGAGAAGTTATGTTATCTGGAATATTTCCAGGTAAAATAGTTCCAGTTCAGATTCAAGGTTCAATACTGGCGGAAGCCCATTCCTTCTTAGGAGCAGAGAATACAGTTGAATATGATGCAACTATGGCTAAATTAACCACTGGTATATTAGGTGGTGAGGGGTTATTCCTTGCTAGGTTTAAAGGATATGGTAACATTTTCCTCCACGCATACGGAGGATTATATGTGAAAGATCTCGCTCCAGGGGAGACCATCCAGGTTGAGGCGTCTCATCTGATGGCATTCCAAGAGGGAATGAATTACTCGGTACAACTGGTTGGAGGTCTTAGATCAATATTCTTTTCTCATGAGGGATTATTCTTTGTCACAATTACAGGACCAGGTAGAGTGTGGTTACATACATTAACGGTAGAGCAACTAGCTCATGCCTTAAGACCATATTTACCCGCTGGTCAACAGGGAGGAATCAATATTGGTGGAGGAGGAGTAAACGTTAATTTCTGA
- a CDS encoding LPS biosynthesis protein: MTKLGIVSSSPFLIKEGGAEKHVWEFLERAKKEFELVLFPTINALLQVKSEEDREILMKNLDFLDKKFLIQDSVKNLFENFYADRRQLLLNYINLNLHERLVRNLNDGVNKVDFLFSPNFLSPEVGMFNKPYGILVNGYLAPLYMNTLSHAIWKSKIGQEPIYKGLPKSIIVKNYWKKAIRKMLTNPPKFIAGNNKIILESEIAKLPSEKVIIDPGFAYESDLKFVHDKEDYAVFMSARLTPSKGIYDILRVWRRINKTLIIMGRLENYEKNFLRLVKKMGLDDRIEYKGFVRGEEKERILGRAKVLVYPTHDDTNSLTILESLFHGTPVVSYDIQGIRYVYQSVPGVELVKEFNYEEMSKRVLDYMEDRRTFPYESEELKKFLLNHSSWDRVIAQEIEIIKKHL, encoded by the coding sequence ATGACAAAGCTAGGCATAGTATCTTCTTCCCCTTTTCTGATAAAGGAAGGTGGTGCTGAGAAACACGTATGGGAATTTTTGGAAAGAGCTAAAAAAGAATTCGAATTGGTCTTATTTCCTACTATTAACGCTCTTCTACAGGTTAAGAGTGAAGAGGATAGAGAAATTTTGATGAAAAATCTAGATTTTCTAGACAAGAAGTTCCTTATACAAGATAGTGTTAAGAATCTGTTCGAAAATTTTTATGCAGATAGAAGGCAATTATTACTCAACTATATAAACCTTAATTTACATGAAAGACTTGTAAGAAATTTGAATGATGGAGTTAATAAGGTTGATTTTCTCTTCTCACCGAACTTCCTGTCTCCAGAGGTGGGAATGTTTAATAAGCCTTACGGGATATTAGTTAATGGATACCTAGCTCCCTTATATATGAATACCCTTAGTCACGCTATTTGGAAATCAAAGATTGGTCAAGAACCTATCTACAAGGGTTTGCCTAAGAGTATAATAGTGAAAAATTACTGGAAAAAAGCTATAAGAAAGATGTTGACTAATCCTCCTAAATTCATAGCAGGTAACAATAAGATTATACTTGAGAGCGAAATAGCTAAATTACCAAGTGAAAAAGTGATAATTGATCCAGGGTTTGCCTATGAGTCTGACCTGAAGTTTGTACATGATAAAGAGGATTATGCAGTTTTCATGTCGGCAAGACTTACACCTAGTAAAGGTATATATGATATCCTTAGGGTATGGAGAAGAATAAATAAAACCTTGATCATCATGGGTAGGCTTGAAAATTATGAAAAAAACTTTTTACGTCTAGTGAAGAAAATGGGATTAGATGACAGGATCGAGTATAAGGGATTCGTACGAGGAGAGGAGAAAGAGAGAATCCTAGGAAGGGCAAAGGTGCTTGTCTATCCAACTCACGATGATACAAATTCGCTGACAATTCTGGAGTCTCTTTTCCACGGAACGCCTGTTGTTTCTTATGATATCCAGGGCATAAGATATGTTTATCAAAGTGTACCAGGAGTAGAATTAGTAAAGGAATTTAATTATGAAGAGATGTCAAAAAGAGTCCTAGATTACATGGAAGATAGAAGGACATTCCCATACGAATCTGAGGAGTTAAAGAAGTTTCTACTGAATCACTCATCCTGGGATAGGGTTATTGCTCAAGAGATTGAAATTATAAAAAAACATCTATAA
- a CDS encoding beta-lactamase: MNVFEISLSFMKVFLIETEEGLILVDSGTPGNGKKIAAEITRRGKSLDDIKYVIFTHSHGDHIGSAHELKDLLPNAKFSIESSGVSYLQEGKIRNPVLHSSLQKFLFGLTRPFIVRGLKGTKVDLELKDGKLVDGVEIMKTPGHTSDSISIYLPEIGSVIVGDMLQGTRRGLKYPSIYEDFEELKRSVEKIKKLKPIMVYVSHGVSSSKFLV, translated from the coding sequence ATGAATGTGTTTGAGATATCACTGTCGTTTATGAAAGTGTTTCTAATTGAGACTGAAGAAGGATTGATATTAGTTGATTCAGGTACTCCTGGAAATGGTAAGAAGATAGCCGCAGAGATAACAAGGCGAGGTAAGAGTCTAGACGACATAAAGTACGTGATTTTCACACACTCACATGGAGACCATATAGGCAGTGCCCACGAGCTTAAAGACCTTCTACCTAATGCTAAGTTCAGTATAGAAAGTAGCGGAGTTTCCTATTTACAAGAGGGTAAAATCAGGAATCCTGTATTGCACTCCTCCCTTCAGAAGTTCCTTTTCGGCTTGACAAGACCGTTTATTGTTAGAGGGTTAAAGGGTACAAAAGTTGACCTTGAATTGAAGGATGGAAAACTTGTAGATGGCGTTGAGATAATGAAGACACCGGGTCATACAAGTGATTCTATATCGATCTACCTACCTGAAATAGGCTCTGTAATAGTAGGTGATATGTTACAAGGTACGAGGAGAGGACTAAAATACCCTAGTATATACGAGGACTTTGAGGAGCTTAAAAGGAGTGTCGAGAAGATAAAGAAACTTAAACCTATCATGGTTTATGTATCACATGGTGTAAGTTCATCGAAGTTTTTAGTGTGA
- a CDS encoding glycosyl transferase family A: protein MFISVIITAYNRKDYLLNAVNSVVSQDFPRDNYEIVVIKNFKDEKIDKKLTQLNVKVFYSERRGSGEEIEEFLDQIQGEVVSFLDDDDEFLPGKLKYVEEVFNKGIDYLRNGIIIVNNSGKVLGTNGLDIVAKGEEDKRKFLLKLALGNSSSMSLRTEILHKTRNYLKEISLALDVFLYASSLLYGNTLVSSSKAFTKYRRHMGNSGGNLKSMDEYIEGRATSFLRSYNDLLVISKMLASTYYEKVVRYFLVRNKLEYRALPLSSYKLEKIKFDDIFLWLSSQNISNIRSFIYNMMILLTALSPQFIKRFVIGKLYDRRRNTYI from the coding sequence GTGTTCATATCAGTTATTATTACAGCGTACAATAGGAAGGACTACTTACTTAACGCAGTTAACTCTGTAGTTTCACAAGATTTTCCTAGAGATAATTATGAAATAGTTGTGATAAAAAACTTCAAGGATGAAAAAATTGATAAAAAACTAACACAACTAAATGTAAAAGTCTTTTACTCTGAGAGACGCGGATCTGGAGAGGAAATTGAGGAGTTTTTGGATCAGATTCAAGGTGAAGTTGTGTCGTTTCTTGACGACGATGATGAATTTTTGCCTGGAAAACTTAAATATGTAGAGGAGGTTTTTAACAAAGGCATTGATTATTTACGAAACGGTATAATAATAGTAAATAACTCCGGCAAAGTGCTAGGAACGAATGGTCTCGATATAGTCGCTAAGGGAGAGGAAGATAAGAGAAAGTTTTTACTTAAGTTAGCTTTAGGAAATAGTAGTAGTATGTCCTTAAGAACTGAAATACTTCACAAAACTAGAAATTACTTAAAAGAAATATCTTTAGCTCTTGATGTATTTCTATACGCATCATCTCTTCTTTATGGAAACACGCTCGTCAGTTCCTCAAAAGCCTTCACAAAATACAGAAGACATATGGGAAACTCAGGAGGGAATTTAAAATCAATGGATGAATACATTGAAGGGAGGGCCACCTCGTTTTTAAGAAGTTACAACGATCTTTTAGTAATTTCAAAAATGTTAGCTAGTACCTATTACGAGAAGGTCGTAAGGTACTTTTTAGTAAGGAATAAGTTAGAATATAGAGCCTTACCATTAAGTTCCTATAAACTTGAAAAGATAAAGTTTGATGATATTTTCCTTTGGTTATCTTCCCAAAACATCAGTAATATTCGGAGCTTTATTTATAATATGATGATACTCTTAACTGCCTTATCTCCACAATTTATTAAGAGATTCGTTATAGGAAAGCTTTACGATAGACGTAGAAATACGTACATATAG
- a CDS encoding mechanosensitive ion channel protein MscS, whose product MNPAKTLIRAIIILLVVGFVVYILHVVISGFVAQNQTLAPYARDIELGVDAALVGIGGYIIIRIIKYVIEGYIFSKTDKTGLRSISLIVDLILYTLLILAILSALGVNLTGAAIGGAVGGVAIGLAAQTVASNVLSGILVTSSRTVRPGDSVILESWIWSPPIIGEVERVSILFTEVRTNTGNLVKVPNSAFLGNTVFTKLEDGGVLTYPYQLTVSADVSANQLLERVSGILEDEFKKENSLVPDVIFYSKNGVTNIFLVSIKVMKISKLNEYIDIVNKAFDKAYWELKNLPQTK is encoded by the coding sequence ATGAACCCTGCTAAAACCCTTATAAGAGCCATAATAATATTATTGGTAGTTGGTTTTGTGGTATATATTCTACATGTAGTAATTTCAGGATTTGTTGCGCAAAACCAAACCTTAGCACCATATGCAAGAGATATTGAACTTGGTGTAGATGCAGCCTTAGTTGGAATCGGAGGATATATCATTATAAGGATAATAAAGTACGTAATTGAGGGCTATATATTTTCAAAAACAGACAAAACAGGATTACGCTCCATATCACTTATTGTGGATTTAATTTTATATACGTTACTAATTTTAGCTATACTTTCAGCATTAGGGGTAAACTTGACTGGTGCAGCAATTGGTGGTGCAGTAGGCGGTGTGGCGATAGGATTGGCTGCTCAAACTGTTGCATCAAATGTATTATCAGGTATATTGGTTACGTCCTCAAGGACTGTTAGACCTGGTGACTCGGTCATATTAGAATCATGGATATGGTCTCCACCAATCATTGGTGAAGTGGAACGTGTAAGTATACTTTTCACTGAGGTCAGGACTAACACAGGCAACCTTGTTAAAGTACCAAACTCAGCTTTTCTAGGTAATACCGTATTCACTAAACTTGAGGATGGTGGAGTGCTAACTTATCCATATCAATTAACAGTAAGCGCTGACGTTTCTGCTAATCAGTTGTTGGAGAGAGTAAGTGGAATATTAGAGGACGAGTTTAAGAAGGAAAACTCATTGGTTCCTGATGTTATATTTTACAGTAAAAACGGAGTTACTAACATATTCCTTGTAAGTATAAAGGTAATGAAGATAAGTAAATTAAATGAATACATTGACATAGTGAATAAAGCCTTCGACAAGGCTTATTGGGAGCTTAAAAATCTACCTCAAACCAAGTGA
- a CDS encoding cobalt ABC transporter: MVNWAPLVPPVADQVISWLVFFFGLIGPIVIILGLIGIRGFMEITRFEKGESVLYKISPLTKLILVISTTIAVSLTIWWFGAILALIYLLLFLTLNNPGKKILYASFLTFSTSLGVVSSFSFYTPYYILTQAIGTDTLHVIWYWPSYFVYMGYQPGLTLEALYYGFQVAFRFIAPMLSGLLLIITTTPSDVLRYLEKVKFPLVFIFALTVAMRSIPRIFDTLDTIVKLQMMRGLGYGKPKALRPFYLLLGGLYGIVPTLIFLMRQAKYTAIAADTRGFNAMPKRTYMKPIVFNRLDYIAIGLTLLLYIITAILLIIGLGRGIPYIGF; encoded by the coding sequence ATGGTAAATTGGGCACCGCTTGTACCACCAGTGGCAGATCAGGTAATAAGCTGGCTCGTCTTCTTCTTTGGACTTATAGGACCTATAGTCATAATTTTAGGCTTAATTGGAATTAGGGGATTCATGGAAATTACCCGTTTTGAAAAGGGGGAGAGTGTCCTCTACAAAATCAGTCCATTAACCAAGCTAATCTTAGTGATCAGTACGACCATAGCTGTTTCATTAACAATATGGTGGTTTGGAGCCATATTAGCCTTAATTTACCTACTTTTGTTCTTAACCCTGAATAACCCAGGGAAGAAAATTTTGTACGCGAGCTTCTTAACCTTCTCAACATCTTTAGGTGTAGTAAGTAGTTTCTCGTTTTACACTCCGTACTACATACTGACACAAGCAATAGGTACAGACACACTCCATGTCATCTGGTACTGGCCATCTTATTTCGTTTACATGGGTTATCAACCAGGTTTGACGTTAGAGGCTTTGTACTATGGTTTTCAGGTTGCATTTAGGTTCATTGCACCCATGTTATCTGGATTATTACTTATTATAACTACAACTCCATCTGATGTATTGCGTTATCTTGAAAAGGTCAAATTTCCACTGGTATTTATCTTCGCATTGACAGTTGCCATGAGAAGCATACCAAGGATATTCGATACATTAGACACTATAGTTAAGCTACAGATGATGAGGGGATTGGGTTATGGTAAGCCTAAGGCATTGAGACCGTTTTACCTTCTATTGGGTGGTCTTTACGGAATAGTGCCCACACTTATATTTCTAATGAGGCAAGCTAAATACACTGCAATAGCTGCAGATACTAGAGGGTTCAACGCTATGCCAAAGAGAACCTACATGAAACCTATTGTCTTTAACCGATTAGATTACATAGCAATCGGTTTGACTTTATTACTGTATATTATTACGGCTATACTACTTATCATTGGTCTAGGAAGAGGAATACCGTATATCGGATTTTAA
- a CDS encoding 4Fe-4S ferredoxin has translation MDLLPIFVIIASVMTAVSIYLIYLVKKGINGIGFLLVLYLSGSMLIMFISLSIALSNTRLTTEILALAVNTAYMIVGLLSILLLGASRRKMESRKWYTVILFSFLMTISEALMGESFYSILTKSIGNPLIGTENYWFYAVMLAEMAFTLIYSFNGLTRQIRNYLLITLPIMVVSPVILPTFSIWLSSLLMIVATIIIYDTLYRNRLKKTQETFTSLELMLIFTLMMAGIFTYYMTSSWYLYDVSMILGMTWFIYRAIQGPSSIKGNYLRDSRWTFAFILITFIMEWFMGAVLDFASGYFSPGVEGFISSLSLGFVNPLSYFGAGALFDFLSVFGSVTGSVWFLIMMGLEMGTLAIFRIKEVRLRENKIRLALMVSAFAIYAVYIPSFSPLASKIPYIPYMWSMGLGTLGPVSTDYLLSGIVGTYVLSAVLSFLFGSRQICSVTCTAPTMYQGTFYNSLKVYNRTSSLARKTLSSKLRPWYKVIAITIWSSLLAFAVISYFDQKGILNITIFGNDPTMFLYSFYFNFLWYVVFISIPFSGNYACVTQGWCSWGTFNQFFGGLGLFRLKVKDPELCVKCETKACSYACPVGNTDLPGNFIKRGEFKSSRCIGVGDCAEACPYDNIVFYDVRSWLKEKIKGNKI, from the coding sequence ATGGACTTACTACCAATTTTTGTGATCATCGCATCAGTTATGACTGCAGTGTCAATCTACCTTATATATCTCGTAAAAAAGGGTATAAACGGAATAGGATTCCTTCTTGTACTTTACCTAAGCGGGAGTATGCTCATAATGTTTATTTCCTTATCTATTGCTTTGTCTAATACCAGACTAACCACAGAAATCTTAGCCTTAGCGGTTAACACAGCTTACATGATTGTGGGTCTACTGAGCATATTACTTCTTGGAGCCAGTAGACGCAAAATGGAGAGTAGGAAGTGGTATACTGTCATACTCTTTTCCTTTTTAATGACTATATCTGAGGCACTCATGGGAGAGAGTTTTTACTCAATTTTAACCAAGAGCATAGGTAATCCGTTAATAGGGACAGAAAACTATTGGTTTTACGCAGTAATGCTGGCAGAAATGGCTTTCACACTAATTTATTCATTTAATGGTTTAACTCGACAGATAAGAAATTACTTGCTTATAACACTCCCCATCATGGTGGTCTCTCCTGTAATCTTACCAACCTTCTCAATATGGCTTAGTTCACTTCTCATGATCGTTGCCACAATTATAATATACGACACCCTGTATCGAAACAGATTAAAGAAAACTCAAGAGACGTTTACATCACTTGAGTTAATGCTTATATTCACTTTGATGATGGCTGGAATATTCACCTATTACATGACAAGCTCTTGGTACCTTTACGATGTGTCTATGATCCTTGGAATGACTTGGTTTATCTACAGGGCTATACAGGGACCAAGCTCCATTAAGGGTAACTATTTGAGAGATTCAAGGTGGACCTTCGCATTCATTCTAATAACCTTCATAATGGAGTGGTTTATGGGAGCGGTATTAGACTTTGCCAGTGGTTACTTCTCTCCAGGGGTAGAGGGCTTTATAAGTTCTTTATCACTAGGTTTTGTAAATCCTTTATCGTATTTTGGTGCTGGTGCATTATTTGACTTTCTCTCCGTATTTGGTTCCGTAACTGGTTCTGTTTGGTTTCTTATCATGATGGGTTTAGAGATGGGAACACTAGCTATATTCAGAATTAAAGAGGTTAGGTTGAGAGAGAATAAAATCAGATTAGCTCTGATGGTTTCAGCCTTTGCCATCTATGCTGTATATATTCCATCATTTTCCCCATTAGCCTCAAAAATCCCTTACATACCCTATATGTGGAGCATGGGGTTGGGTACTTTAGGACCTGTATCAACAGACTACCTGCTCTCAGGAATTGTGGGGACTTATGTGCTTTCCGCTGTTCTATCATTTCTCTTTGGATCAAGACAGATATGTTCAGTGACTTGCACTGCCCCTACAATGTACCAAGGTACATTCTACAATTCTCTTAAGGTTTATAATAGGACTTCCAGTCTTGCTAGGAAAACGCTATCAAGTAAGTTGAGACCATGGTATAAGGTCATTGCCATAACAATATGGTCTTCCCTTTTAGCCTTTGCTGTGATTTCTTATTTTGATCAAAAAGGCATACTGAACATAACTATTTTTGGAAATGATCCGACAATGTTCCTATATTCGTTCTACTTTAACTTCCTATGGTATGTGGTCTTTATATCCATTCCCTTCTCAGGTAACTACGCATGTGTAACCCAGGGTTGGTGCTCATGGGGTACTTTTAATCAGTTCTTTGGTGGTCTTGGACTATTTAGGCTTAAGGTGAAGGATCCAGAACTTTGTGTAAAATGTGAGACAAAAGCTTGCAGTTATGCATGTCCTGTTGGAAACACTGACTTACCTGGTAACTTTATTAAAAGGGGAGAGTTCAAGTCCTCACGTTGTATAGGTGTAGGAGATTGCGCTGAGGCATGTCCATATGATAATATAGTGTTTTATGATGTGAGGAGCTGGCTTAAAGAGAAAATTAAAGGGAATAAGATATAG